The following proteins are encoded in a genomic region of Magallana gigas chromosome 1, xbMagGiga1.1, whole genome shotgun sequence:
- the LOC136270069 gene encoding toll-like receptor 4, with the protein MTQFVRRILQMLPLFAFLFEEVYPLVCSSNRNCTCYYDSEILFANCSNLHLQQAPVFNDDVFGIILANNRIKKFPTQLPQNTIHLDLSNNSLRNIEQAISANLKNLRNLSLSRNFLQSIELGSFVYSRSLVHLDISHNQELTLEVLVNISRDLRYSTSIRVLNFESLQCTYGVSFIIRKYHIADLKSTQLEKLNLASNRINSLELGVLSTLPKSIKHLNLANNDLSFGYYLAEFGNLQNIVSLNISFQSSFHQIWTENFLIRCNDTRSRSVCRSERSTDQDDGQKQIKWNNFSLKRRMNISIYLPPRIEKLYLHDNLYKMTLQDYSFTSLGPPSLTHVYLQNNIIYQLNGPITGLTSIYYMDMSNNFCGFISSCFFDDFKNMSYLDLSQNALGEVLENDVDGQVFKNLLKLSTLNLAKNRIVRLPTAIFRNLNQLEILNLSYNSLSNFSVPLGKMKRLKRLDLSNNQLTFLDEQTRTAIDSLSRKKTVQINMEGNRLMCDCERFEFLKWMSQSKNIKFTHFDDYSCDYINSRFNFSNIDHLLQVMEKQCASYIITIVTMTSSIIIVLTITLSRIVHRYRWKLRYMYYIAREKYRGNVKKPSGTNGGSFHFDAFVSYSESDNQFTFDLVKRLEEDHNLKLCIHNRDFIPGTGIADNITNAIHNSRRTVAIMTSDFLLSYWCMFELNMARMEAIYSRNGENVLILLILEKAAVTKLPLSIMDFIESRTYLEYPENAGDGELFAFRSKLSATLKSHECDFNTISSNAAV; encoded by the coding sequence ATGACTCAATTTGTCCGGCGTATTCTCCAGATGTTGCCTCTCTTTGCCTTTCTGTTTGAGGAGGTATACCCATTAGTGTGTTCATCTAACCGAAACTGTACCTGTTATTACGATTCCGAAATTCTATTTGCAAACTGTTCAAATCTGCATTTGCAACAGGCACCAGTTTTCAACGACGACGTCTTCGGAATCATTCTCGCCAACAACAGGATCAAAAAGTTTCCGACCCAACTTCCACAAAACACCATTCATCTCGACCTTTCAAATAATTCATTGAGAAACATTGAACAAGCGATATCGGCAAACTTAAAAAACTTACGTAATTTAAGCCTCTCGCGCAATTTTCTCCAGTCAATTGAATTAGGTTCGTTTGTTTACTCTAGAAGTCTGGTTCATCTAGATATATCTCACAATCAGGAACTGACTCTTGAAGTATTGGTCAACATATCACGTGATCTTCGATATTCCACGTCAATCCGTGTTTTGAACTTCGAAAGTCTACAGTGTACTTACGGAGTAAGTTTTATTATTCGGAAATACCATATTGCAGATTTAAAAAGCACTCAACTGGAAAAACTGAACTTAGCTTCCAACCGTATAAATAGTTTGGAGCTCGGAGTTTTATCGACATTACCAAAATCAATTAAACACCTTAATTTGGCAAATAATGATCTGAGTTTTGGATATTATCTCGCAGAATTTGGAAATCTACAAAACATAGTCAGTTTGAATATAAGTTTTCAGTCTTCTTTTCACCAAATATGGACAGAGAATTTTTTAATTAGGTGCAATGATACAAGGAGCAGATCTGTTTGTAGATCTGAGAGATCAACTGATCAGGATGACggtcaaaaacaaataaaatggaacaaCTTCTCTTTAAAGCGGCGAATGAACATCAGTATATATTTACCACCGAGAATAGAAAAACTTTATCTGCACGACAACTTGTATAAGATGACTCTTCAAGATTATTCGTTTACTTCGCTTGGACCACCATCTTTGACACATgtgtatttacaaaataatattatctaCCAATTGAATGGCCCCATCACAGGTCTGACCAGCATCTATTATATGGACATGTCAAACAATTTCTGTGGCTTTATTTCTAGTTGTTTCTTTGACGACTTTAAAAACATGTCGTATCTCGATCTATCCCAAAATGCATTAGGAGAAGTTCTGGAAAATGATGTTGATGGTCAAGTTTTCAAAAACCTTCTAAAGTTGTCAACCTTAAACTTAGCAAAAAACCGAATTGTTCGACTTCCGACGGCCATCTTCCGCAATCTCAATCAACTGGAGATATTGAACCTCAGCTACAACTCCCTCAGTAACTTTTCTGTACCACTAGGAAAAATGAAACGGCTTAAGCGACTTGACCTCTCAAATAATCAGTTGACGTTCTTGGATGAACAAACACGAACCGCAATCGATTCTCTGTCCCGAAAGAAAACAGTACAAATCAATATGGAAGGAAATAGATTAATGTGTGATTGTGAACGATTTGAGTTCCTAAAGTGGATGAGCCAATCAAAAAACATAAAGTTTACACATTTTGATGATTACTCCTGTGATTATATCAACTCTAGATTCAATTTCTCGAACATTGACCATTTACTTCAAGTCATGGAGAAGCAATGTGCTTCATACATAATCACTATAGTGacaatgacgtcatcaattatTATTGTTCTGACAATCACATTAAGTCGCATTGTGCATAGATACAGATGGAAactcagatacatgtattacatagcGAGGGAAAAATACCGAGGTAATGTAAAGAAGCCAAGCGGCACGAATGGCGgttcttttcattttgatgCATTTGTTTCCTACTCCGAGAGCGACAATCAGTTTACATTTGATCTTGTAAAGCGGCTGGAAGAAGATCATAATCTGAAACTGTGTATACACAATCGTGACTTTATTCCTGGGACAGGTATTGCTGATAACATCACTAACGCCATTCATAATAGCAGACGAACTGTGGCTATTATGACGTCAGACTTCTTGCTTTCCTATTGGTGCATGTTTGAGCTAAACATGGCACGCATGGAGGCCATTTATTCACGAAACGGCGAAAATGTTCTCATTCTTCTAATTTTAGAAAAAGCTGCTGTAACAAAACTTCCACTTTCTATAATGGATTTTATTGAAAGCAGGACGTACCTAGAATACCCAGAGAACGCGGGGGATGGTGAACTGTTTGCTTTTCGGTCGAAACTTTCTGCAACATTGAAGTCCCATGAATGCGATTTCAATACCATATCTTCCAATGCAgctgtataa
- the LOC136270011 gene encoding toll-like receptor 4 isoform X3, giving the protein MVFLLHPVLWTLPMVALMLTEKETFKCSSNHNCTCYKREDSGILFADCSNLNLQSAPLFNDEVTGIILTRNNISEFPLSLPRNIRYLDISRNVIETIKETSLSNYKAIHNISLSANGLKSIELGFFLNSKSLTHLDVSNNQELTLEVLVNISHDLSLSTSIRVLNLENVQCTYGVSFIIWKYHVSDLKSTQLEQLNLASNRINSLEFGVLSTLPKSLKHLNLANNVLSYGFYIAEFGSLHSMISLNISFQSYFHQLKYSDLLNVCNDSRTQQTSVRSNYPVKDSKTTGNSQVSSTLSLYLPPNLEVFYFHDNMYKMTLEKFSFTSLGPPKITHLYFQNNIIYGLNGPILGANSVRYIDLSNNFCNFISDQFFDGMNNVSYLDLSKNALGKVLEDDYNGNIFRNLVNLTTLNLRSNRIVRLPPAIFRNLNELETIDISDNSLSEFSVPLGNVKRLKRLDLSNNQLLFLDEKTQNAIDSLSRNKKILVNITGNRLTCICEQLEFLRWMAKSKNVKFLNLDDYLCTFRNSFKANFSDIDNLLQVMEKHCASYIVTIVIMTSLIFITLTTTFGRILYRYRWKLRYMYYVAREKYRDNVENVDGMTDSSFHFDAFVSYAEKDGRFVIELVKRMEDNHNLKLCIHNRDFIPGTGIADNITNAIHNSRRTVAIMTSHFLDSYWCMFELNMARMEAIYSRNGENVLILVALEKLAMANLPFYFIDLIESRSYIEFPENRDDDEESAFRSKLVATLKSRE; this is encoded by the coding sequence ATGGTGTTTCTTCTACATCCAGTGCTTTGGACACTACCAATGGTTGCCCTAATGCTTACAGAAAAAGAAACCTTCAAGTGTTCATCAAACCACAACTGCACTTGCTATAAACGTGAAGACTCTGGAATTCTCTTTGCAGACTGTTCAAACCTGAATCTACAATCTGCGCCATTATTCAACGATGAGGTTACCGGAATTATTCTCACACGTAACAACATTTCAGAATTCCCGCTTTCTCTTCCTCGGAATATTCGTTACCTTGATATATCAAGGAACGTTATAGAAACTATAAAAGAAACGTCGTTATCAAACTACAAGGCCATACACAATATCAGTCTCTCCGCCAATGGACTAAAGTCCATCGAActaggtttctttttaaattcaaaaagtcTTACCCATCTGGATGTTTCTAATAATCAAGAATTGACCCTTGAAGTATTGGTTAACATATCGCATGACCTAAGTTTGTCCACGTCAATTCGTGTTTTGAATTTGGAAAATGTTCAGTGCACATATGGAGTGAGTTTCATAATTTGGAAATACCACGTTTCGGATTTAAAAAGCACTCAACTTGAGCAGCTTAATTTAGCATCCAACCGTATAAACAGCTTGGAATTCGGAGTTTTATCAACATTGCCGAAATCCTTAAAACATCTTAATTTAGCTAACAATGTACTGAGTTATGGGTTTTATATTGCAGAATTTGGTAGTTTGCATAGCATGATAAGTCTGAATATTAGTTTTCAATCTTATTTTCACCAACTTAAATATAGTGATTTGTTAAATGTGTGCAATGATTCACGTACGCAGCAGACTTCTGTGAGATCAAACTACCCGGTCAAAGACTCAAAGACTACGGGAAATAGTCAAGTCTCGTCTACTCTCAGTCTTTATCTTCCGCCTAATTTGGAAGTCTTTTATTTTCACgataacatgtataaaatgactCTTGAAAAATTTTCCTTTACATCATTAGGCCCACCGAAGATTACTCATctgtattttcaaaacaacattatCTATGGATTAAATGGCCCAATTTTGGGAGCAAACAGTGTCCGATATATAGATTTATCAAACAATTTCTGCAATTTTATCTCTGACCAATTCTTTGACGGTATGAACAATGTGTCTTACCTTGATCTATCCAAAAATGCTTTAGGAAAAGTTTTAGAAGATGACTACAATGGGAACATATTTCGAAATCTTGTCAATTTGACAACTTTGAACTTAAGAAGCAATCGAATTGTTCGACTGCCTCCAGCCATCTTTCGTAATCTCAATGAACTTGAAACTATTGACATCAGTGATAACTCTCTGAGCGAGTTTTCTGTGCCTCTGGGAAACGTGAAACGTCTTAAGCGACTTGACCTCTCAAATAACCAGTTATTGTTCTTGGATGAAAAAACACAAAATGCAATCGATTCCTTGTCACGGAACAAAAAAATACTCGTTAATATTACAGGTAATAGGTTAACATGTATTTGCGAGCAATTGGAATTCTTAAGATGGATGGCTAAATCTAAAAATGTGAAGTTCTTGAACCTTGATGATTATCTTTGTACCtttagaaattcttttaaagctaatttttcagatattgacAACTTGCTTCAagttatggagaaacattgcgCCTCATACATAGTTACTATAGTGATAATGACGTCATTGATATTTATCACCTTGACAACAACCTTTGGTCGCATTCTTTATAGATACCGGTGGAAACTAAGGTATATGTACTACGTAGCAAGAGAGAAATATCGagataatgttgaaaatgtcGATGGCATGACTGACAGTTCGTTTCATTTTGATGCCTTTGTGTCATATGCCGAGAAAGACGGACGTTTTGTAATTGAACTCGTGAAGCGGATGGAGGATAATCATAATCTGAAACTCTGTATACACAATCGTGACTTTATTCCTGGGACAGGTATTGCTGATAACATCACTAACGCCATTCACAACAGCAGACGAACTGTGGCTATCATGACGTCACACTTCTTGGATTCCTATTGGTGCATGTTTGAGCTAAATATGGCACGCATGGAGGCCATTTATTCACGAAATGGCGAAAATGTTCTAATTCTAGTTGCTTTAGAAAAACTGGCTATGGCGAatcttccattttattttattgatcttATTGAAAGCAGGTCGTACATAGAATTTCCAGAAAACAGGGATGATGATGAAGAATCAGCTTTCCGCTCGAAACTCGTCGCAACGTTGAAGTCCCGTGAATGA
- the LOC136270011 gene encoding toll-like receptor 4 isoform X1, with product MTEYIQWEYYFNKIIVIDKFSNILLTWKVRHETSACSTGNCLTNINHAKSQQVADYVMVRTVLMQGTMDMMAIEWIPILFIYSLTMKSGSGSKCSTITRCRCYDVGKKLFADCSDLNLNTAPHFQDNVIGINLAKNKFSKIPQALPKNLLYLDISNNNLVSLDNGSIARYRLLQNLSLSENKLQEVSIGTFASNIHLRNLDISFNRILTIEVMFNVSHDLKSSEIQTLNFEKLHCTYGVSQIMRMYHVASLQHTGLLELNLASNRINSFELGVLNLLPKSLRVLNIADNVLSFGFYIMEFASLSNVQILNVSFQNSFHQVGTNGDFFEHCNDSRILTCKCEGLRKNSNSWKKYDNLATPISFPENLDNYSKKANFTVYLPKNLRRLYYHDNLNKMFIPFLPVGLNNKLTHLFVSRNIFYEVIGPLTGMEHVRYIDFSENFCKSIAKSFLNPFTSLEFLNASNNALAQVFENDKNGELFMYQKRLSNLDLSFNRIAHLPKLVFQHNCNMSHLNLSYNALSDFVVKIDHMRNLTRLDLSYNQLSELGPEIRSSLNTFATRTIQVNLVGNNMKCSCENLDFLKWIRDSKHIDFVSVNDYTCSFGNETATSFNEIGQIVQILEKKCSSYTIIIVLMTTLIIVSMTTTVSRILYRYRWKLRYMYYVAKEKYKSESHLCEGRDRSSFRFDAFISYADEERLFVFNLVKYLEEECNLRLCIHHRDFIPGTGIADNITNAIHCSRHTVCFMTSHFLQSHWCMFELNMARMEAIYSRNGQNVLFLVALEKGTMKNLPLQLMDLVDSNSYLEYPGEESGIEIAAFRTKLGETLAAGSN from the exons ATGACGGAGTACATACAATGGGAatactatttcaataaaatcatcgttattgataaattttcaaacatccTATTAACCTGGaaagtccgacacgagacaaGTGCATGCTCCACCGGAAATTGTTTAACAAACATTAACCACGCTAAAAGTCAACAGGTCGCTGATTACGTTATGGTGAGAACTGTTTTGATGCAGGGAACAAtgg ATATGATGGCCATAGAATGGATACccattttgttcatttattCTTTAACTATGAAGTCAGGAAGCGGATCCAAGTGTTCAACTATCACTCGCTGCAGATGTTATGACGtcggaaaaaaattgtttgcggATTGTTCTGATCTAAACTTAAATACAGCGCCACATTTTCAAGATAACGTCATTGGTATCAATTTAGCAAAGAATAAGTTCTCAAAAATACCACAAGCGCttccaaaaaatcttttatactTAGACATTTCGAATAATAATTTAGTTTCGTTGGACAATGGTTCGATTGCTAGATACAGACTACTTCAAAATCTTTCCCTTTCGGAAAACAAGCTCCAAGAAGTTTCCATTGGGACTTTTGCATCAAATATACATCTAAGGAATTTAGACATTTCGTTCAACAGAATTTTGACAATTGAGGTTATGTTCAACGTATCACATGATTTGAAGTCTTCCGAAATACAGACtctaaattttgagaaattgcaTTGTACATATGGAGTCAGCCAAATAATGCGAATGTATCATGTGGCCTCTTTACAGCATACGGGACTTCTAGAACTAAATTTAGCTTCAAATCGAATAAACAGTTTCGAACTAGGTGTTCTAAACTTGCTCCCTAAGTCTCTACGCGTTCTTAATATTGCGGACAACGTTTTGAGTTTCGGATTTTACATCATGGAATTTGCGTCCCTTTCAAACGTACAAATTTTGAACGTTAgctttcaaaattcttttcacCAGGTTGGTACGAACGGAGATTTTTTTGAACATTGTAATGATTCTAGAATTTTAACTTGTAAATGTGAAGGTCTTCGCAAAAACAGCAACAGTtggaaaaaatatgacaaccttGCTACTCCCATCTCTTTTCCTGAAAATTTGGATAATTATTCTAAAAAGGCAAACTTTACAGTTTACCTCCCGAAGAATTTACGCAGACTCTATTATCACgacaatttaaacaaaatgtttattccGTTCTTGCCAGTCGGACTAAATAACAAGTTAACTCATTTATTTGTTTCGCGAAACATTTTCTACGAAGTTATTGGCCCACTCACTGGGATGGAACACGTTAGATACAttgatttttcagaaaatttttgCAAGTCAATTGCCAAATCATTCCTTAATCCTTTCACAAGTCTGGAGTTCTTAAATGCATCCAACAATGCCTTGGCACAGGTATTCGAAAACGATAAAAATGGGGAATTGTTCATGTATCAAAAAAGGCTGTCAAACCTAGATCTTTCATTTAACAGAATCGCCCATCTTCCAAAACTAGTGTTCCAGCACAACTGTAATATGTcacatttgaatttgagctacAATGCACTCAGTGACTTTGTTGTAAAGATTGATCATATGAGAAACTTAACCAGGCTAGATCTGTCCTACAACCAACTGTCAGAGTTAGGTCCAGAGATACGGTCCTCATTAAATACCTTCGCAACACGTACTATTCAAGTAAATCTGGTTGGAAACAACATGAAATGCTCTTGCGAAAATTTAGACTTTCTTAAGTGGATTCGTGATTCTAAACATATTGATTTTGTTAGTGTAAATGATTATACCTGCTCGTTTGGAAATGAAACGGCAACCTCATTTAATGAAATTGGGCAGATCGTTcagattttggagaaaaaatgtTCGTCATACACAATCATAATAGTTCTGATGACGACATTAATCATTGTTTCCATGACAACCACTGTAAGTCGCATACTCTATAGGTACCGATGGAAACTACGATATATGTACTATGTTGCCAAGGAAAAGTATAAAAGCGAAAGTCATTTATGCGAGGGCAGAGATCGGAGTTCTTTTCGCTTCGATGCCTTTATTTCGTATGCTGACGAGGAACGACTGTTCGTCTTTAACCTTGTAAAATATCTCGAGGAGGAATGTAACTTGCGATTATGCATTCATCACAGAGATTTTATCCCTGGAACAGGCATAGCTGACAACATCACCAACGCGATTCACTGCAGCAGACACACTGTCTGTTTCATGACGTCACATTTTCTGCAATCTCATTGGTGTATGTTTGAACTAAATATGGCACGAATGGAAGCGATTTATTCACGGAACggacaaaatgttttatttttggttgCTTTAGAAAAAGGAACAATGAAAAATTTACCTCTTCAGTTGATGGATCTTGTCGATAGTAATTCGTATTTGGAGTATCCAGGAGAGGAAAGCGGGATTGAAATCGCTGCGTTTCGAACCAAACTGGGAGAGACGCTGGCAGCAGGATCAAACTGA
- the LOC136270011 gene encoding toll-like receptor 4 isoform X2 — protein MMAIEWIPILFIYSLTMKSGSGSKCSTITRCRCYDVGKKLFADCSDLNLNTAPHFQDNVIGINLAKNKFSKIPQALPKNLLYLDISNNNLVSLDNGSIARYRLLQNLSLSENKLQEVSIGTFASNIHLRNLDISFNRILTIEVMFNVSHDLKSSEIQTLNFEKLHCTYGVSQIMRMYHVASLQHTGLLELNLASNRINSFELGVLNLLPKSLRVLNIADNVLSFGFYIMEFASLSNVQILNVSFQNSFHQVGTNGDFFEHCNDSRILTCKCEGLRKNSNSWKKYDNLATPISFPENLDNYSKKANFTVYLPKNLRRLYYHDNLNKMFIPFLPVGLNNKLTHLFVSRNIFYEVIGPLTGMEHVRYIDFSENFCKSIAKSFLNPFTSLEFLNASNNALAQVFENDKNGELFMYQKRLSNLDLSFNRIAHLPKLVFQHNCNMSHLNLSYNALSDFVVKIDHMRNLTRLDLSYNQLSELGPEIRSSLNTFATRTIQVNLVGNNMKCSCENLDFLKWIRDSKHIDFVSVNDYTCSFGNETATSFNEIGQIVQILEKKCSSYTIIIVLMTTLIIVSMTTTVSRILYRYRWKLRYMYYVAKEKYKSESHLCEGRDRSSFRFDAFISYADEERLFVFNLVKYLEEECNLRLCIHHRDFIPGTGIADNITNAIHCSRHTVCFMTSHFLQSHWCMFELNMARMEAIYSRNGQNVLFLVALEKGTMKNLPLQLMDLVDSNSYLEYPGEESGIEIAAFRTKLGETLAAGSN, from the coding sequence ATGATGGCCATAGAATGGATACccattttgttcatttattCTTTAACTATGAAGTCAGGAAGCGGATCCAAGTGTTCAACTATCACTCGCTGCAGATGTTATGACGtcggaaaaaaattgtttgcggATTGTTCTGATCTAAACTTAAATACAGCGCCACATTTTCAAGATAACGTCATTGGTATCAATTTAGCAAAGAATAAGTTCTCAAAAATACCACAAGCGCttccaaaaaatcttttatactTAGACATTTCGAATAATAATTTAGTTTCGTTGGACAATGGTTCGATTGCTAGATACAGACTACTTCAAAATCTTTCCCTTTCGGAAAACAAGCTCCAAGAAGTTTCCATTGGGACTTTTGCATCAAATATACATCTAAGGAATTTAGACATTTCGTTCAACAGAATTTTGACAATTGAGGTTATGTTCAACGTATCACATGATTTGAAGTCTTCCGAAATACAGACtctaaattttgagaaattgcaTTGTACATATGGAGTCAGCCAAATAATGCGAATGTATCATGTGGCCTCTTTACAGCATACGGGACTTCTAGAACTAAATTTAGCTTCAAATCGAATAAACAGTTTCGAACTAGGTGTTCTAAACTTGCTCCCTAAGTCTCTACGCGTTCTTAATATTGCGGACAACGTTTTGAGTTTCGGATTTTACATCATGGAATTTGCGTCCCTTTCAAACGTACAAATTTTGAACGTTAgctttcaaaattcttttcacCAGGTTGGTACGAACGGAGATTTTTTTGAACATTGTAATGATTCTAGAATTTTAACTTGTAAATGTGAAGGTCTTCGCAAAAACAGCAACAGTtggaaaaaatatgacaaccttGCTACTCCCATCTCTTTTCCTGAAAATTTGGATAATTATTCTAAAAAGGCAAACTTTACAGTTTACCTCCCGAAGAATTTACGCAGACTCTATTATCACgacaatttaaacaaaatgtttattccGTTCTTGCCAGTCGGACTAAATAACAAGTTAACTCATTTATTTGTTTCGCGAAACATTTTCTACGAAGTTATTGGCCCACTCACTGGGATGGAACACGTTAGATACAttgatttttcagaaaatttttgCAAGTCAATTGCCAAATCATTCCTTAATCCTTTCACAAGTCTGGAGTTCTTAAATGCATCCAACAATGCCTTGGCACAGGTATTCGAAAACGATAAAAATGGGGAATTGTTCATGTATCAAAAAAGGCTGTCAAACCTAGATCTTTCATTTAACAGAATCGCCCATCTTCCAAAACTAGTGTTCCAGCACAACTGTAATATGTcacatttgaatttgagctacAATGCACTCAGTGACTTTGTTGTAAAGATTGATCATATGAGAAACTTAACCAGGCTAGATCTGTCCTACAACCAACTGTCAGAGTTAGGTCCAGAGATACGGTCCTCATTAAATACCTTCGCAACACGTACTATTCAAGTAAATCTGGTTGGAAACAACATGAAATGCTCTTGCGAAAATTTAGACTTTCTTAAGTGGATTCGTGATTCTAAACATATTGATTTTGTTAGTGTAAATGATTATACCTGCTCGTTTGGAAATGAAACGGCAACCTCATTTAATGAAATTGGGCAGATCGTTcagattttggagaaaaaatgtTCGTCATACACAATCATAATAGTTCTGATGACGACATTAATCATTGTTTCCATGACAACCACTGTAAGTCGCATACTCTATAGGTACCGATGGAAACTACGATATATGTACTATGTTGCCAAGGAAAAGTATAAAAGCGAAAGTCATTTATGCGAGGGCAGAGATCGGAGTTCTTTTCGCTTCGATGCCTTTATTTCGTATGCTGACGAGGAACGACTGTTCGTCTTTAACCTTGTAAAATATCTCGAGGAGGAATGTAACTTGCGATTATGCATTCATCACAGAGATTTTATCCCTGGAACAGGCATAGCTGACAACATCACCAACGCGATTCACTGCAGCAGACACACTGTCTGTTTCATGACGTCACATTTTCTGCAATCTCATTGGTGTATGTTTGAACTAAATATGGCACGAATGGAAGCGATTTATTCACGGAACggacaaaatgttttatttttggttgCTTTAGAAAAAGGAACAATGAAAAATTTACCTCTTCAGTTGATGGATCTTGTCGATAGTAATTCGTATTTGGAGTATCCAGGAGAGGAAAGCGGGATTGAAATCGCTGCGTTTCGAACCAAACTGGGAGAGACGCTGGCAGCAGGATCAAACTGA